A single Saccopteryx bilineata isolate mSacBil1 chromosome 7, mSacBil1_pri_phased_curated, whole genome shotgun sequence DNA region contains:
- the MTURN gene encoding maturin, producing the protein MDFQQLADVAEKWCSNTPFELIATEETERRMDFYADPGVSFYVLCPDNGCEDNFHVWSESEDCLPFLQLAQDYISSCGKKTLQEVLEKVFKSFRPLLGLPDADDDAFEEYSADVEEEEPEADHPQMGVSQQ; encoded by the exons ATGGATTTCCAGCAGCTGGCTGACGTTGCGGAGAAATGGTGCTCCAACACGCCCTTCGAGCTCATCGCTACCGAGGAGACCGAGCGCAGGATGGATTTCTACGCCGACCCCGGCGTCTCCTTCTACGTGCTGTGTCCGGACAACGGCTGCGAGGACAATTTT CACGTGTGGAGTGAGAGCGAGGACTGCCTGCCCTTCCTGCAGCTGGCACAGGACTACATCTCCTCCTGCGGCAAGAAGACGCTCCAGGAAGTCTTGGAAAAAGTCTTCAAGTCTTTCAGACCT TTACTGGGGCTTCCGGATGCAGATGATGACGCCTTTGAAGAGTACAGTGCcgatgtggaggaggaggaaccGGAGGCGGACCACCCCCAAATGGGGGTCAGTCAGCAGTAA